One window from the genome of Variovorax sp. PAMC26660 encodes:
- a CDS encoding response regulator: MALITFLVEDNKTIRDNLVPALEDLVNGHVVGFAETESDALAWLAAHPDDWQLLIVDLFLKEGSGLGVLAGRKTRKPGQRVVVLSNYVTVDIRARCEALGADAVFDKSRDLDAFIEYCNTDRPSGLAML, encoded by the coding sequence ATGGCCCTCATCACGTTCCTCGTCGAGGACAACAAGACCATCAGGGACAACCTGGTCCCGGCACTCGAGGACCTGGTCAATGGCCATGTGGTCGGCTTTGCCGAGACCGAGTCGGATGCGCTTGCCTGGCTGGCTGCTCACCCTGACGATTGGCAATTGCTGATCGTCGACCTCTTCCTGAAAGAAGGCTCCGGCCTCGGCGTGCTGGCCGGGCGCAAGACGCGCAAGCCGGGCCAGCGTGTCGTGGTGCTGAGCAACTACGTGACAGTGGACATCCGCGCACGCTGCGAGGCACTGGGTGCCGATGCAGTCTTCGACAAGTCACGCGACCTCGACGCCTTCATCGAGTACTGCAACACCGATCGCCCTTCAGGCCTCGCCATGCTCTGA
- a CDS encoding DNA polymerase III subunit chi — protein MTEIGFHYNAPDKLNYACRLVRKAVNARGLRVVVVGDPQMLDAVDAALWQLSPVDFVAHCRGDAPAHVVARSPVVLSADGADAALLPHREMLVNLGLEVPAGFERYERLIDIVSDESNDRQVGRSRWRHYADRGYTIQPHDFAKSS, from the coding sequence GTGACGGAAATCGGTTTTCACTACAACGCGCCCGACAAGCTGAACTACGCCTGCCGGCTGGTTCGCAAGGCCGTGAATGCGCGCGGGCTGCGCGTGGTGGTCGTGGGCGACCCGCAGATGCTGGACGCGGTGGATGCCGCGCTCTGGCAACTGTCGCCGGTGGACTTCGTTGCGCACTGCCGTGGCGATGCGCCGGCCCATGTGGTCGCCCGCTCGCCCGTCGTTCTTTCCGCGGATGGCGCCGATGCGGCGTTGCTGCCGCACCGCGAGATGCTGGTGAACCTCGGGCTCGAAGTGCCCGCTGGTTTCGAGCGCTACGAGCGGCTCATCGACATCGTGAGCGACGAATCCAACGACCGGCAGGTCGGCCGATCGCGTTGGCGCCACTACGCCGACCGCGGCTACACCATCCAGCCGCACGACTTCGCAAAGAGTTCCTGA
- a CDS encoding leucyl aminopeptidase codes for MDFQLKTLTVAQAAAEKSDVLIVLVGSAALTTKDPLSVLAASARKAGDLPDKAGKLLTLYRPDDVVASRVVLAAISDGKPASVRSGVTAAVTAAKAHGPKRVVVVFAQAADGASVACAVAAAADASYVYTTTKSKAEPRSIRHLTVGVADASSVSDTFNEARATVLGIELAKEWGNRPANHATPTLLGAAAKDLAKLPRIKCEVLGPKEVEKLGMGSFAAVAQGSAEPLRFIVLRYQGASKDLAPVVLVGKGITFDTGGVSLKPAAEMDEMKFDMCGAASVLGTFRALGEIQPAINVVGLIPSCENMNDGRAVKPGDVVTSMSGQTIEVLNTDAEGRLVLCDALTYAKRFDPAAVIDIATLTGACVVALGGVRSGLFSSDETLAAALEAAGEASQDRCWRLPLDDDYAEGLKSNFADVANIAGRAGGAITAAKFLQRFAGDFAWAHLDIAGTAWKSGAAKGSTGRPVGLLVSYLTSRARSGAADKAAKTVRKASPKAVEAPARKARSAK; via the coding sequence ATGGACTTTCAACTCAAGACCCTCACCGTCGCCCAGGCCGCAGCCGAGAAATCCGATGTCCTGATCGTGCTCGTCGGCAGCGCTGCCCTCACCACCAAGGACCCGCTTTCCGTGTTGGCCGCCAGCGCCCGCAAGGCCGGCGACCTGCCTGACAAGGCCGGCAAGTTGCTCACGCTGTACCGCCCCGACGACGTCGTGGCGTCGCGCGTTGTGCTCGCGGCCATCAGCGACGGCAAACCCGCGTCGGTCCGCAGCGGCGTGACCGCGGCGGTCACTGCGGCCAAGGCCCATGGGCCGAAGCGGGTGGTCGTGGTGTTCGCGCAGGCAGCGGACGGTGCCTCGGTGGCCTGCGCCGTCGCGGCTGCGGCCGATGCCAGCTATGTCTACACCACCACCAAGTCCAAAGCCGAGCCGCGCAGCATTCGGCACCTGACTGTCGGCGTGGCCGATGCTTCAAGCGTGAGCGACACCTTCAACGAGGCTCGCGCCACCGTGCTGGGCATCGAGTTGGCCAAGGAATGGGGCAACCGTCCCGCCAACCATGCCACGCCCACGCTGCTGGGCGCCGCCGCCAAGGACCTTGCCAAGCTGCCCCGTATCAAGTGCGAGGTGCTGGGCCCGAAGGAAGTCGAGAAGCTCGGCATGGGCTCGTTTGCTGCCGTGGCACAAGGCTCGGCCGAGCCGCTGCGCTTCATCGTGCTGCGCTACCAAGGCGCATCGAAAGACCTGGCGCCCGTCGTGTTGGTCGGCAAGGGCATCACCTTCGACACCGGCGGCGTGTCGCTCAAGCCCGCGGCCGAGATGGACGAGATGAAGTTCGACATGTGCGGTGCCGCGAGCGTGCTCGGCACCTTCCGCGCGCTGGGCGAAATCCAGCCCGCCATCAATGTCGTCGGCCTCATTCCCTCGTGCGAAAACATGAACGACGGCCGCGCGGTCAAGCCGGGCGACGTGGTGACCAGCATGAGCGGGCAGACCATCGAGGTGCTCAACACCGATGCGGAAGGCCGCCTCGTCCTGTGCGATGCGCTGACCTACGCGAAGCGCTTCGACCCGGCTGCCGTGATCGACATTGCCACGCTGACCGGCGCCTGCGTGGTGGCGCTCGGCGGCGTGCGCAGCGGCCTTTTCTCGAGCGACGAGACGCTGGCTGCCGCGCTCGAGGCGGCCGGCGAGGCGTCGCAAGACCGTTGCTGGCGCCTGCCGCTGGACGATGACTACGCCGAAGGCCTCAAGAGCAACTTCGCCGACGTGGCCAACATCGCGGGCCGTGCCGGCGGCGCCATCACCGCGGCCAAGTTCCTGCAGCGGTTTGCCGGCGACTTTGCCTGGGCGCATCTGGACATCGCCGGCACCGCATGGAAGAGCGGCGCGGCCAAGGGTTCGACCGGCCGTCCGGTGGGCCTGCTGGTGTCCTACCTGACGAGCCGCGCGCGCAGCGGCGCAGCCGACAAGGCCGCGAAGACCGTGCGCAAGGCATCGCCCAAGGCTGTGGAAGCTCCGGCTCGAAAGGCCCGGTCCGCGAAGTGA
- a CDS encoding tyrosine-type recombinase/integrase, producing the protein MPKIAPELSARAVAALKAEGRHAVGGAPGLHLRIANGHRGWVLRVVVGEQRRDLGLGPFPEIGLAEARQKAREMHQLVRQGIDPLVTKRALRSALNARQATEKKFDWCVTEFIRSKSDEWKNAKHRQQWENTLKTYATPHIGHLLVQDIDLQHVLLCLEPIWKTKNETASRLRGRIESVLDWASVCKYRTGENPARWKGHLDKVLAAPMKIQKVQHHPAVLIDDMPSFILALRQRVGLAARALEFTILTAARSGETRGATWGEIDTDARIWTIPGPRMKAKREHRVPLCNAAIELLQKLPRTKDTDLVFPGAEGRPLSDMSLTAVMRRMEVEAVPHGFRSTFRDWAGDRTDFPRDLAEFALAHAIESKTEEAYRRGDALERRRVMMTAWSTFIGYPRTVTAFDPTEHGAHHNSEALSETSPTQHIISSHE; encoded by the coding sequence GTGCCCAAGATCGCTCCAGAACTCTCAGCCCGCGCTGTGGCGGCCCTCAAGGCCGAAGGTCGCCACGCAGTCGGCGGCGCCCCAGGCCTGCATCTGCGGATTGCCAACGGTCATCGCGGCTGGGTGCTGCGCGTCGTGGTCGGCGAACAGCGCCGTGACTTGGGCCTGGGCCCGTTTCCAGAAATCGGCCTTGCAGAGGCCCGCCAAAAAGCGAGGGAGATGCATCAGTTGGTCCGACAGGGCATCGACCCGCTGGTCACCAAGCGGGCCCTTCGCAGCGCACTGAACGCCAGGCAAGCCACCGAAAAGAAGTTTGACTGGTGCGTCACTGAATTCATCCGGTCCAAGTCGGACGAATGGAAGAACGCAAAACACCGACAGCAGTGGGAAAACACCCTCAAGACGTACGCCACGCCACACATCGGGCACTTGCTGGTGCAGGACATCGATCTTCAACACGTCTTGCTTTGCCTAGAGCCGATCTGGAAAACGAAGAACGAGACCGCCTCTCGCTTGCGCGGGCGCATCGAATCAGTTCTTGACTGGGCTTCGGTCTGCAAGTACCGCACGGGTGAGAATCCGGCGCGCTGGAAGGGCCACCTGGACAAGGTGCTGGCGGCGCCGATGAAGATCCAGAAGGTGCAGCATCATCCTGCGGTGTTGATCGACGATATGCCCTCGTTCATCTTGGCCCTGCGCCAACGTGTCGGTCTGGCCGCCCGTGCGTTGGAGTTCACCATCTTGACGGCGGCGCGTTCTGGCGAGACGCGCGGTGCCACTTGGGGGGAAATCGACACCGACGCGCGCATCTGGACGATTCCAGGGCCTCGCATGAAGGCTAAGCGCGAGCATCGGGTGCCGCTATGCAATGCGGCGATCGAGCTTTTGCAAAAGTTGCCAAGGACTAAGGACACCGACTTGGTCTTTCCTGGGGCCGAGGGCCGACCTTTGTCAGACATGAGCCTGACGGCCGTGATGCGCCGCATGGAAGTCGAAGCCGTGCCGCACGGTTTTCGCTCAACCTTCCGCGATTGGGCAGGTGACCGAACAGACTTTCCGCGCGATCTTGCAGAATTTGCCTTGGCTCATGCCATTGAGAGCAAGACCGAGGAAGCCTATCGGCGCGGCGATGCGCTGGAACGCCGTCGCGTCATGATGACTGCCTGGTCGACGTTCATCGGCTACCCTCGCACTGTTACCGCATTCGATCCGACAGAGCACGGCGCGCATCACAACAGCGAGGCGCTGTCGGAGACATCACCTACCCAGCACATCATTTCTTCTCATGAATGA
- a CDS encoding CysB family HTH-type transcriptional regulator has protein sequence MNLHQFKFVQEAVRRNLNLTEAAKALHTSQPGVSKAIIELEEELGVEIFARHGKRLKRVTEPGQHVIASIELIMREVGNLKRIGEQFSAQDSGTLSIATTHTQARYVLPVPVANLREAYPKVNVSLHQGSPDQVARMVIDEIAEIGIATESLDGYAELVTLPCYEWQHVLVLPKDHPLAAKERISLEDLALEPIITYHPSFTGRTRIDHAFAQKKLSPRIALEAIDSDVIKTYVRLGLGVGIVAEMAVRDESNADLVVRPMGHVFGQNIARVAFKRSAYLRNFVFKFAELLSDRLDRNLIAKALSGHQQDYEL, from the coding sequence ATGAATCTGCATCAGTTCAAGTTTGTTCAGGAGGCCGTGCGCCGCAATCTGAACCTCACCGAGGCGGCCAAGGCGCTCCATACCTCGCAACCGGGCGTCTCCAAGGCGATCATCGAACTCGAGGAAGAGCTCGGCGTCGAAATCTTCGCGCGCCACGGCAAGCGCCTCAAGCGCGTCACCGAACCCGGCCAGCATGTCATTGCCAGCATCGAGCTGATCATGCGCGAGGTCGGCAACCTCAAGCGCATCGGCGAACAGTTCAGCGCACAGGACAGCGGCACCCTTTCCATTGCCACCACCCACACCCAGGCGCGCTATGTGCTGCCGGTGCCCGTGGCCAACCTGCGCGAGGCCTACCCCAAGGTCAACGTGAGCCTGCACCAAGGCTCGCCCGACCAGGTGGCACGCATGGTGATCGACGAGATCGCCGAGATCGGCATTGCCACCGAATCGCTCGACGGCTATGCCGAGCTGGTGACGCTGCCCTGCTACGAATGGCAGCACGTGCTGGTGCTGCCCAAGGACCATCCGCTGGCGGCCAAGGAGCGCATTTCGCTCGAAGACCTGGCGCTCGAGCCGATCATTACCTACCACCCGTCGTTCACCGGCCGCACGCGCATCGACCACGCCTTCGCGCAAAAGAAGCTCTCGCCGCGCATCGCGCTCGAAGCCATCGACTCCGACGTGATCAAGACCTACGTGCGCCTCGGCCTGGGCGTGGGCATCGTGGCCGAAATGGCAGTGCGCGACGAGTCGAATGCCGACCTCGTGGTGCGCCCGATGGGCCATGTGTTCGGCCAGAATATCGCGCGTGTCGCCTTCAAGCGCAGTGCCTATCTGCGCAACTTCGTCTTCAAGTTCGCCGAGCTGCTGTCCGACCGGCTCGACCGCAACCTGATCGCAAAAGCCCTGAGCGGCCATCAACAAGACTACGAACTATGA
- a CDS encoding helix-turn-helix transcriptional regulator: MNEREVPEPEVSLPAVSGSRSPKRCIVILPQADFITCMELAHQIADAVDPWRSNGRSGYPALRAAWSDAITSDSRYPRSQQARLLIQRLRWYRGAPYSNRWDPSMVSLKEGDPHLARWLEEVEHRLNDLQKWVERGEISIFGSDWVKYSRAGHDTYMKRRDAARYCLESGFEVAPPHATTNGATSAPSVQEFRVPSVAEQPQEPKEPPPRRGDAGSAPRKQSAAQPDIPASAPVGAMLRPKQVMARTGLARSTFYERQNPKGRYFDPTFPQARSLGEGSVGYLETEIDRWVAARPTARR; the protein is encoded by the coding sequence ATGAATGAGCGCGAAGTACCCGAACCTGAGGTCAGCTTGCCTGCCGTGTCAGGAAGCCGATCACCCAAGCGCTGCATCGTGATCCTGCCGCAGGCGGATTTCATCACCTGCATGGAGCTAGCCCATCAGATCGCTGATGCCGTTGACCCTTGGCGTTCCAATGGCCGAAGCGGCTACCCTGCGCTACGAGCGGCCTGGTCGGATGCCATCACCAGTGATTCGCGCTATCCGAGGTCGCAACAAGCGCGGCTGCTCATCCAGCGTCTGCGGTGGTATCGAGGCGCCCCTTATTCCAATCGATGGGATCCTTCGATGGTGAGTCTCAAGGAAGGTGACCCCCACCTGGCTCGATGGCTTGAGGAGGTCGAGCACCGTTTGAACGATCTGCAAAAGTGGGTGGAAAGAGGCGAGATATCGATCTTCGGGAGTGACTGGGTCAAGTACTCACGGGCGGGACACGACACCTATATGAAGCGCCGGGACGCAGCGCGGTATTGCCTTGAGTCCGGCTTTGAAGTAGCGCCCCCGCATGCAACGACGAATGGCGCGACCAGCGCCCCGTCGGTACAGGAGTTCAGGGTGCCTTCGGTTGCAGAGCAGCCGCAAGAGCCAAAGGAGCCACCGCCCCGCAGGGGAGATGCAGGTTCGGCGCCACGAAAGCAAAGCGCGGCGCAGCCTGACATTCCGGCCAGTGCTCCAGTGGGCGCGATGCTGCGCCCCAAGCAGGTCATGGCGCGTACAGGCTTGGCGAGGTCGACGTTCTATGAGCGTCAGAACCCCAAGGGCCGGTACTTCGATCCCACTTTTCCGCAGGCTCGATCGCTGGGTGAGGGCTCGGTGGGCTATCTGGAAACAGAGATCGACCGATGGGTTGCCGCTCGGCCCACGGCAAGGCGATAG
- the lptG gene encoding LPS export ABC transporter permease LptG, translating to MKTIRRLIYVEALKAVAFVTLGFLSLFFFFDFVDELQSVGRPESLAYGPVQALIYVTLMIPNHLYELLPITVLIGCIFVMARLAQSSEYTILRTSGLGPWRALRTLLLLGMGFVILTFAIGDYVAPISGRTAQLIKSRYQGTYSFVGNTGAWLKEKRGDVSYAVNVLAISRNGELRNARIFEFDQNGYVSKQLSASTARINDGHWLLSDVEQQDYDTRGKTDTARITTTKIPQMDWPTSLTAEMVSVALLRPDRMSTIDLFDYIRHLDANGQTAQRYEIEFWRKVFYPLSCLVMVVLALPFAYLHFRQAGITTYVFGGVMIGISFFLLNNVFGYLGNLSNWSPWLTAAAPGMIYSVMSLTAFSWLVLRR from the coding sequence GTGAAAACCATCCGACGACTGATCTACGTCGAGGCACTGAAGGCGGTGGCCTTCGTGACGCTCGGCTTCCTGAGCCTGTTCTTCTTCTTCGACTTCGTCGACGAGTTGCAATCGGTCGGCAGGCCGGAAAGCCTGGCTTATGGGCCAGTGCAGGCGCTCATCTATGTCACGTTGATGATTCCGAACCACCTCTATGAGTTGTTGCCGATCACCGTGCTGATCGGCTGTATCTTCGTGATGGCGCGGCTGGCGCAGAGTTCGGAATACACCATCTTGCGCACCAGTGGCCTGGGCCCCTGGCGTGCGCTGCGCACGCTGCTCCTCCTGGGCATGGGCTTCGTCATCCTGACTTTCGCCATCGGCGACTACGTGGCGCCGATCTCCGGCCGCACGGCCCAGTTGATCAAGTCGCGCTATCAGGGAACCTACTCGTTCGTCGGCAACACCGGCGCCTGGCTCAAGGAGAAGCGCGGCGATGTGTCCTATGCCGTCAACGTGCTGGCGATTTCCCGCAATGGCGAACTGCGGAACGCACGCATTTTTGAATTCGACCAGAACGGTTATGTGAGCAAGCAACTGTCCGCCAGTACCGCGCGCATCAACGACGGGCACTGGCTGCTGTCCGACGTCGAGCAACAGGACTACGACACGCGCGGCAAGACCGACACGGCCCGCATCACCACCACCAAGATCCCGCAGATGGACTGGCCCACCTCGCTGACCGCCGAAATGGTGTCGGTCGCGTTGCTGCGGCCGGACCGCATGAGCACCATCGACCTGTTCGACTACATCCGCCACCTCGACGCCAACGGGCAGACCGCGCAGCGCTACGAAATCGAGTTCTGGCGCAAGGTGTTCTATCCGCTCTCGTGTCTGGTGATGGTGGTGCTTGCCCTGCCCTTCGCCTACCTGCACTTTCGCCAGGCCGGCATCACCACCTATGTGTTCGGCGGCGTGATGATCGGCATCAGCTTCTTCCTGCTGAACAACGTGTTCGGTTATCTGGGCAACCTCAGCAACTGGTCGCCATGGCTGACGGCGGCCGCGCCGGGGATGATTTATTCGGTGATGTCGTTGACAGCCTTCAGCTGGCTGGTCTTGCGAAGATGA
- a CDS encoding pyridoxal phosphate-dependent aminotransferase, with product MSTVLSPRTPPIETKLPAVGTTIFTVMSTLAAEKNAVNLGQGFPDFNCDPKLLEDVTAAMAAGHNQYPPMPGIPALRDAIAAKISALYGRSYSAATEITVTAGATQAIITAILAIVRPGDEVIVLEPCYDSYVPNIDLAGGRVVRVPLVPGTFRPDFDKIAAALNPRTRAIIINTPHNPSATVWTEAEMRKLEELLAPTDVFVIADEVYEHMVFDQARHESVARFPGLAARSFIVSSFGKTYHVTGWKVGFVAAPAPLMAEFRKVHQFNVFTVNTPMQHALARYMADPKPYLELPAFYQRKRDLFAAGLAEKTRFKLLRSEGSYFQCVDISAVSDLSEADFCLWLTSEIGVAAIPLSAFYGDGFDQRVVRFCFAKKDETLLAALERLAKL from the coding sequence ATGAGTACTGTGCTTTCCCCACGCACGCCCCCCATCGAGACCAAGCTGCCCGCTGTCGGCACCACCATCTTCACGGTCATGTCGACCCTGGCCGCCGAGAAGAACGCGGTCAACCTGGGCCAGGGCTTTCCGGATTTCAACTGCGATCCGAAGCTGCTCGAAGACGTGACGGCCGCCATGGCCGCAGGCCACAACCAGTACCCGCCGATGCCCGGCATCCCGGCATTGCGCGACGCCATCGCCGCCAAAATTTCGGCGCTCTATGGTCGCAGTTACAGCGCGGCGACCGAGATCACCGTCACTGCCGGCGCCACCCAGGCCATCATCACCGCCATCCTCGCCATCGTGCGGCCGGGCGACGAAGTGATCGTGCTCGAGCCCTGCTACGACAGCTACGTGCCCAACATCGACCTGGCCGGCGGCCGCGTGGTGCGCGTGCCGCTGGTGCCCGGCACCTTCCGCCCCGACTTCGACAAGATCGCCGCGGCCCTGAACCCGCGCACGCGCGCGATCATCATCAACACGCCGCACAACCCGAGCGCCACGGTCTGGACCGAAGCCGAGATGCGCAAGCTCGAAGAGCTGCTCGCGCCGACCGACGTGTTCGTCATCGCCGACGAGGTCTACGAGCACATGGTGTTCGACCAGGCACGGCACGAGAGCGTGGCTCGCTTCCCCGGCCTGGCGGCACGCAGCTTCATCGTGAGCAGCTTCGGCAAGACCTACCACGTCACCGGCTGGAAGGTCGGCTTCGTGGCCGCGCCTGCGCCGCTGATGGCGGAGTTCCGCAAGGTGCACCAGTTCAACGTGTTCACCGTCAATACACCGATGCAGCATGCACTGGCGCGGTACATGGCCGACCCAAAGCCGTACCTCGAACTGCCGGCGTTCTACCAGCGCAAGCGCGACCTGTTCGCCGCCGGCCTGGCCGAGAAGACGCGCTTCAAGCTGTTGCGCAGCGAGGGCAGCTACTTCCAGTGCGTCGACATCTCGGCAGTGAGCGATCTCTCGGAAGCCGACTTCTGCCTCTGGCTCACGAGCGAGATCGGCGTGGCGGCGATTCCGCTGTCGGCGTTCTACGGCGACGGCTTCGACCAGCGCGTGGTGCGCTTCTGCTTCGCCAAGAAAGACGAGACGCTGCTCGCCGCACTCGAGCGGCTCGCCAAGCTCTGA
- a CDS encoding branched-chain amino acid ABC transporter substrate-binding protein: MQLKWTAVALAAITLVACGKKEEAAAPAATPAPTAAAPAPAAPAGDTLVVKIGHVAPTSGPIAHLGKDNEFGAKMAIEDLNAKGLKIGDKVAKFELVAEDDAGDPKQGTAVAQKLVDEKVNGVVGHLNSGTTIPASKLYSDAGIPQISPSATNPKYTRQGFKTTFRVVADDTQLGGTLGKYAVETLKGKNIAVIDDRTAYGQGVAEEFEKSAKAAGATIVGHEFTTDKSTDFNAILTKLKATKPDVLFFGGMDAVGGPMLKQVKQLGLNVKFMGGDGLCTGELPKLAGDAIGEDMVVCAEAGGVDGDFKQPLEDFKARFKTKNGVDVQIYAPYVYDAVNVLAQAMVAAGSSDPAKYLPEVGKISYKGVTGPIAFDEKGDIKNGALTLYTYKGGVRTQIAVVR, encoded by the coding sequence ATGCAATTGAAATGGACTGCGGTCGCACTGGCTGCAATCACGCTTGTGGCTTGCGGCAAGAAAGAAGAAGCTGCTGCACCCGCGGCAACGCCGGCGCCCACGGCTGCGGCTCCCGCACCTGCAGCACCTGCCGGAGACACCTTGGTCGTCAAGATCGGTCACGTGGCACCTACCAGCGGTCCCATCGCCCACTTGGGCAAGGACAACGAGTTCGGCGCCAAGATGGCCATCGAAGACCTGAATGCAAAGGGCCTCAAGATCGGTGACAAGGTTGCCAAGTTCGAACTGGTCGCCGAAGACGATGCAGGCGATCCGAAGCAAGGCACGGCAGTTGCCCAGAAGCTCGTGGACGAAAAGGTCAACGGCGTGGTCGGTCACCTGAACTCGGGCACCACCATCCCCGCCTCGAAGCTGTACAGCGACGCTGGCATTCCGCAGATCTCGCCCTCGGCAACCAACCCCAAGTACACGCGTCAAGGCTTCAAGACCACGTTCCGCGTGGTGGCCGACGACACGCAACTCGGTGGCACGCTGGGCAAGTACGCCGTCGAAACGCTCAAGGGCAAGAACATTGCCGTGATCGACGACCGCACGGCCTACGGTCAAGGCGTTGCCGAAGAATTCGAGAAGTCGGCCAAGGCTGCTGGCGCCACCATCGTGGGCCACGAATTCACCACCGACAAGTCGACCGACTTCAACGCCATCCTGACCAAGCTCAAGGCCACCAAGCCCGACGTTCTGTTCTTCGGCGGCATGGACGCTGTCGGCGGCCCGATGCTCAAGCAGGTCAAGCAACTCGGCCTGAACGTCAAGTTCATGGGCGGCGACGGCCTGTGCACCGGCGAACTGCCGAAGCTGGCTGGCGATGCCATCGGCGAAGACATGGTGGTCTGCGCCGAAGCCGGTGGTGTCGACGGTGACTTCAAGCAACCGCTGGAAGACTTCAAGGCTCGCTTCAAGACCAAGAACGGCGTCGACGTGCAGATCTATGCACCGTACGTCTACGACGCGGTCAATGTGCTGGCCCAGGCAATGGTCGCCGCAGGTTCTTCCGACCCGGCAAAGTACCTGCCCGAAGTCGGCAAGATCTCGTACAAGGGCGTGACCGGCCCGATCGCCTTCGACGAAAAGGGCGACATCAAGAATGGTGCACTGACGCTGTACACCTACAAGGGCGGCGTGCGTACGCAGATCGCCGTGGTGCGCTGA
- the lptF gene encoding LPS export ABC transporter permease LptF, giving the protein MLFHSSLRKELSRSFGATLVVLVTIVMTMMLIRTLGLASKGSVNPQEVFLVMAYTVLGYMPTILSLSLFIAIVGTLSRMYRDSEMVIWFSSGRGLVDFVKPLFRFSWPVLLLITAMALIGWPWANSQTIGMRQQYEQRSDIERVSPGEFRESAGRIRVFFVDKETPGDAMATNVFIWSMETLKQVTTSARSGHIDTIGNSRYLILENGQRLERPFMPTEGLKISEFKSYGTRSGGDSGLTGDTTPPRALNTLALLRDPSSANLGELGWRIGMLLAAVNFVLLALTVSSGNPRVGRSGNLVLALFAFILYYNMLNLGQSWVSSGRYGLGSFMFLLHGGVFLVAIAWLTLRNNNWSRKKTLSAAQGAASLQTLSPSKIDPTS; this is encoded by the coding sequence ATGTTATTCCATTCTTCCCTACGCAAGGAGCTGTCACGCAGCTTCGGAGCGACCCTCGTGGTTCTGGTCACCATCGTGATGACCATGATGCTCATCCGTACCCTCGGGCTCGCGTCCAAGGGCAGTGTGAATCCGCAGGAGGTGTTCCTCGTGATGGCCTACACGGTGCTCGGCTACATGCCGACCATCCTGAGCCTGAGCCTGTTCATCGCCATTGTCGGCACGCTCTCGCGCATGTATCGCGACAGCGAAATGGTCATCTGGTTTTCCAGCGGCCGCGGGCTCGTGGACTTCGTCAAGCCGCTGTTCCGCTTTTCCTGGCCCGTGCTGCTGCTGATCACCGCAATGGCGCTGATCGGCTGGCCCTGGGCCAATTCGCAGACCATCGGCATGCGCCAGCAGTACGAGCAGCGCAGCGACATCGAGCGCGTCTCGCCCGGCGAGTTCCGCGAGTCGGCCGGGCGCATCCGCGTCTTCTTCGTCGACAAGGAAACGCCCGGTGACGCCATGGCCACGAACGTTTTCATCTGGTCGATGGAAACCCTCAAACAAGTGACCACGTCTGCGCGCAGCGGCCACATCGACACCATCGGCAACTCCCGCTACCTGATTCTGGAAAACGGTCAGCGGCTGGAGCGCCCCTTCATGCCGACCGAAGGACTCAAGATCAGCGAGTTCAAGTCCTACGGCACCCGGTCCGGCGGCGATTCCGGACTCACCGGCGACACGACCCCGCCACGCGCCCTGAACACCCTCGCCCTCCTTCGCGACCCCAGCAGCGCCAACCTCGGCGAACTGGGCTGGCGCATCGGCATGCTGCTGGCCGCCGTCAACTTCGTCTTGCTGGCTCTGACCGTCTCGAGCGGCAACCCGCGCGTGGGCCGCAGCGGCAACCTGGTGCTGGCGCTCTTCGCGTTCATTCTTTACTACAACATGCTCAACCTCGGGCAGAGCTGGGTCAGCTCCGGCCGCTATGGCCTCGGCTCGTTCATGTTCCTTCTGCACGGCGGCGTGTTCCTCGTCGCCATCGCATGGCTGACCTTGCGCAACAACAACTGGAGCCGAAAGAAGACGCTCAGCGCCGCCCAGGGCGCGGCCTCGCTGCAGACGCTTTCGCCTTCAAAGATCGACCCCACTTCGTGA
- a CDS encoding sirohydrochlorin chelatase: MTASGSVLGIVLLAHGSRDERWREPIEAVAARVCQYAPDARVTCAYMELAMPDLPTAAAALIASGARAIRVVPLFLGMGKHAREDLPLQLEALQKSRPDIDFSLARIVGEEPELVDLMAKIAIKS; encoded by the coding sequence ATGACCGCCTCCGGATCGGTGCTGGGCATCGTCCTGCTGGCGCACGGCTCGCGCGACGAGCGCTGGCGCGAGCCGATCGAGGCAGTCGCCGCGCGCGTGTGCCAGTACGCGCCCGACGCCCGCGTGACCTGCGCCTACATGGAACTGGCAATGCCCGACCTGCCAACGGCAGCGGCGGCCCTGATTGCCAGCGGCGCCCGCGCCATCCGCGTGGTTCCGCTGTTCCTGGGCATGGGCAAGCACGCCCGCGAAGACCTGCCGCTGCAACTCGAGGCGCTTCAGAAATCCCGCCCGGACATCGACTTTTCGCTCGCCCGCATCGTGGGCGAAGAGCCCGAACTGGTCGACCTGATGGCCAAAATTGCCATCAAATCCTGA